From Ipomoea triloba cultivar NCNSP0323 chromosome 5, ASM357664v1, the proteins below share one genomic window:
- the LOC116021243 gene encoding probable pectinesterase 29 gives MFLVSIVVEGGVVAYQQPYAAANGRWQIKKNNNYYYYPVIYVDPSGHGHFRTIQAAIDSVPQYNKNWICIHVRAGTYREQVKIPREKPYIYLRGQAQRRTNVIWDGHDSIEAATFSCDADNTFVKSITFINSYNFPPEHNRNPRRVAVAAMLSGDKMAFYRCGFKGWQDTLWDVHGRHYFKKCSINGAVDFIFGNGQSIYEGCSISVDRGGEEGMIGYITAQGRQEGGESSGFVFKKCHVHGSGKAYLGRPWRDYARVIFYRTYMEDNVVPQGWTSYATSSGLNKLTFVEHGCSGPGSNKSMRVKWLAKLGGRELRYLTSLSYIDNDGWLLKLPPSKILA, from the exons ATGTTCCTCGTCAGCATCGTAGTGGAAGGTGGTGTTGTTGCATACCAACAACCATATGCCGCCGCCAATGGCAGATGGCAAattaagaagaataataattattattattatccagtCATCTATGTGGATCCATCTGGGCATGGACATTTCCGGACAATCCAGGCAGCCATTGATTCAGTTCCTCAGTACAACAAGAATTGGATCTGCATTCATGTCAGAGCTGGAACTTATAG AGAACAAGTGAAGATTCCAAGAGAGAAACCCTATATTTATCTGAGAGGACAAGCACAGAGAAGAACCAATGTGATATGGGATGGGCATGACTCCATTGAAGCCGCTACCTTCTCTTGTGATGCTGATAATACATTTGTCAAAAGCATAACCTTCATT AACTCGTATAACTTTCCGCCGGAGCACAACAGAAACCCAAGGAGGGTGGCGGTGGCGGCAATGTTATCCGGCGATAAAATGGCGTTTTACCGATGCGGATTTAAGGGATGGCAAGATACGCTGTGGGATGTGCATGGGCGTCACTACTTTAAGAAATGCAGCATTAACGGCGCCgttgatttcatttttggtAACGGCCAATCCATCTATGAG GGGTGTTCTATATCAGTAGATAGAGGCGGCGAAGAAGGAATGATAGGGTACATAACAGCACAAGGGAGGCAGGAGGGTGGGGAAAGCAGTGGATTTGTGTTCAAGAAGTGTCATGTGCATGGGTCTGGCAAAGCCTACTTGGGAAGGCCTTGGAGAGACTATGCAAGAGTCATCTTTTACAGAACTTATATGGAAGACAATGTTGTCCCTCAAGGCTGGACCAGTTATGCTACTTCATCCGG GTTGAATAAGTTGACATTTGTGGAGCACGGTTGCAGTGGACCAGGGTCGAACAAGTCAATGCGAGTAAAGTGGTTAGCAAAGTTGGGCGGGCGAGAGTTGCGCTATCTCACAAGTCTCTCTTACATTGATAACGATGGATGGCTTCTCAAGCTTCCCCCTAGTAAAATCTTAGCTTGA